Proteins co-encoded in one Candidatus Nitrosacidococcus tergens genomic window:
- a CDS encoding PH domain-containing protein yields MNEETKIWSDSQSQIVNLGTYIICSLIPFIAVGAVLYLKLTSSVPAISVAAGIGAIAILYALWCFLETKSQYYELTSQRLKSHNGVFSRKIEELELYRVRDTELYQSFFERIFGLGTITIVSTDATTPTSLIEGIKGAEELREQIRHYVEECRANKEVKMREME; encoded by the coding sequence ATGAATGAAGAAACTAAAATTTGGTCTGATAGCCAATCCCAAATTGTCAATCTAGGTACTTATATTATTTGCAGTTTAATTCCTTTCATTGCGGTAGGTGCAGTTCTTTATTTAAAGCTAACCTCTTCTGTGCCAGCAATTAGTGTGGCAGCAGGAATTGGTGCTATTGCAATTTTATATGCACTCTGGTGCTTTCTTGAAACCAAAAGTCAGTACTACGAACTGACTTCTCAGCGGTTGAAATCTCATAATGGGGTTTTTTCTCGAAAAATTGAAGAGCTGGAACTCTATAGAGTACGAGATACTGAGCTCTATCAATCGTTCTTTGAGAGAATTTTTGGATTAGGCACAATTACCATTGTTTCTACAGATGCGACAACACCTACTTCTTTAATTGAAGGTATTAAAGGAGCTGAAGAATTAAGAGAACAAATTAGGCATTATGTGGAAGAGTGTAGAGCAAACAAAGAAGTTAAAATGAGAGAGATGGAATAG
- a CDS encoding acyltransferase family protein — translation MNKKDFHHQVSTNHKIESKKLPYRPEIDGMRALAVLSVMLFHAGVPGFSGGFVGVDVFFVISGYLITGILLRENQSGSFSILSFYERRIRRILPALILVLIVCIPFGWFLMDPYSFWRLGQGIVAAITFVSNIYLWQTTGYFTAILENPLVHTWSLGVEEQFYIFFPIFLWGIWRYKRGWLWVALFTVTIISLGVSELGVYFGKPIITFYLSPTRAFELMLGALVAFAAFENKIPKLSKILAELFCWVGILSIALPIMMFDERIPFPGLNALIPSAGSALVIMLIYKDSFLGRLLSSKPFVFVGLISYSAYLWHEPIFAFTHIAGFYPALEGNIGLVLLSLFLAWLSWAYVETPFRDRNIISKPMLLKWAGVSSFIVLLLGLWLIFTHGVSSRFSPEEMKWWKYADNTIQGEYVRKRAKALEGNFTTTEQRKILIIGDSYAQDFVNAVYESNQWQNAQIRTAHIEARCQISYVTSEDFSRYIAPIYRPECARRPNIPSLMPIIKQADIIVLASNWNQWGAKFLLETITNMHLSFNQKLFVIGTKSFGETINIRKLLYLGREKRAKLRYRVIERALSINRIMKNNLSPEVFINQIEIICGDNESCPIVTPEDNLIAWDGNHLTVEGAKYIGNKLFQQSALSQTK, via the coding sequence ATGAATAAAAAAGATTTCCATCACCAAGTAAGTACAAATCATAAAATAGAATCTAAAAAACTTCCCTATAGACCTGAAATTGATGGAATGCGGGCACTAGCAGTGCTTTCGGTCATGCTTTTTCATGCAGGTGTTCCTGGGTTTTCAGGAGGATTTGTTGGGGTAGATGTATTTTTTGTAATTAGCGGCTATCTTATTACAGGGATCTTACTCCGAGAAAACCAATCTGGATCCTTCTCAATTTTATCTTTTTATGAACGGCGTATTCGCCGTATTCTACCTGCCCTTATTTTAGTACTTATTGTATGCATTCCATTTGGTTGGTTCTTAATGGATCCTTATAGTTTTTGGCGACTAGGGCAAGGAATAGTTGCTGCTATTACTTTCGTCTCAAATATCTATTTATGGCAGACAACAGGATATTTTACCGCAATACTAGAAAATCCTTTGGTGCATACGTGGAGTTTAGGCGTTGAAGAACAATTTTACATTTTTTTTCCTATATTCCTTTGGGGAATATGGCGTTATAAGAGAGGCTGGTTATGGGTTGCTTTATTTACAGTTACAATTATTTCACTAGGAGTAAGTGAATTAGGAGTTTATTTTGGAAAACCAATTATAACTTTTTACTTAAGCCCAACTCGTGCATTTGAGCTTATGTTGGGAGCACTAGTAGCATTTGCTGCATTTGAAAATAAAATACCCAAACTAAGTAAAATTCTAGCAGAATTATTTTGCTGGGTAGGCATTTTAAGTATTGCACTACCAATTATGATGTTTGACGAAAGAATACCGTTTCCCGGATTAAATGCTTTAATTCCCTCAGCAGGTTCTGCATTAGTGATTATGCTTATTTATAAGGATAGTTTCTTGGGACGTTTATTGTCTAGTAAACCATTCGTATTTGTTGGGCTAATTTCCTATAGTGCTTATTTATGGCATGAACCTATCTTTGCATTTACTCATATTGCTGGATTTTATCCAGCCTTAGAGGGGAATATTGGCTTGGTATTACTAAGTCTATTTTTAGCTTGGTTAAGTTGGGCTTATGTGGAAACTCCATTCCGTGATCGGAATATAATCTCTAAGCCCATGTTACTTAAATGGGCAGGGGTTAGTTCGTTTATTGTATTACTTCTTGGTTTATGGCTTATTTTTACCCATGGCGTATCTAGTCGATTTTCTCCAGAAGAGATGAAATGGTGGAAGTATGCAGATAATACAATCCAAGGAGAGTATGTAAGAAAAAGAGCAAAGGCACTAGAAGGAAATTTTACAACAACAGAGCAGCGTAAAATTTTAATTATTGGAGATAGCTATGCTCAAGATTTTGTAAATGCAGTTTATGAATCTAACCAATGGCAAAATGCACAAATTAGAACAGCTCATATAGAAGCTAGATGCCAAATATCCTATGTGACTTCAGAAGATTTTAGCCGATATATTGCTCCAATATATCGCCCGGAGTGTGCTAGGCGACCTAATATCCCTTCTTTGATGCCAATTATTAAGCAAGCTGACATTATTGTGCTTGCTTCTAATTGGAATCAGTGGGGAGCAAAGTTTCTGCTAGAGACTATTACTAATATGCACCTGAGTTTTAATCAAAAGTTATTTGTTATTGGTACTAAGAGCTTTGGTGAAACTATTAATATTAGGAAATTACTCTATTTAGGAAGAGAAAAGCGAGCTAAATTACGATATAGAGTTATTGAAAGAGCATTATCTATTAATAGAATAATGAAAAATAATCTATCTCCTGAAGTATTTATTAATCAGATTGAAATTATTTGTGGAGATAATGAAAGCTGCCCTATAGTAACTCCTGAAGATAATTTAATTGCTTGGGACGGTAATCACTTAACTGTAGAAGGTGCAAAATACATAGGAAATAAGCTGTTTCAACAATCAGCTCTTTCTCAAACTAAATAA